A section of the Rhodothermus profundi genome encodes:
- a CDS encoding patatin-like phospholipase family protein translates to MNWKGWAQMRRWWAHWKQRIGPQGDWALVLSGGGARSAYQAGVLHYIAEAFPDRAFTILTGVSAGAINAAQLANHTGTFPEAAVRLVQTWQAVRLEDVMEPESRWKVLRTLLRRARSNGEQPLPEDTLRGLVDNAPLRAFLKRHLQTTDGRLHGVAFNLKRGTLRAFAVTTTNYSTGQSVTWVEGRNIQNWERPDRRGVQTELTVEHILASAALPLVFPAIRLGDAWYGDGGISLLTPLAPAIHLGAHAILAISTRYKRSQAEGDAHDVAGYPPAAQILGLMLNAIFLDTLDQDAAMLARINRLVEKLPPHRREGLRPIRLLILRPSIDLGKLAANYRPPLKGALRFLTWGLGATETKTPDSLSMMLFDPDYIARLLEIGYQDAQRQHDRIAAFLEEAPRRPPGNGQPGSASPAISGAEAPPAAR, encoded by the coding sequence ATGAACTGGAAAGGATGGGCGCAGATGCGCCGCTGGTGGGCGCACTGGAAACAGCGTATCGGGCCGCAGGGTGACTGGGCGCTGGTGCTCAGTGGCGGAGGAGCCCGTTCGGCCTATCAGGCAGGCGTGTTGCACTATATTGCCGAGGCGTTTCCAGACCGGGCTTTTACGATCCTGACCGGCGTGTCGGCCGGGGCGATCAATGCAGCGCAACTGGCTAACCATACGGGAACGTTTCCGGAAGCGGCTGTGCGTCTGGTGCAGACCTGGCAGGCAGTCCGCCTGGAAGATGTGATGGAGCCCGAATCGCGCTGGAAGGTGCTGCGTACGCTGCTGCGCCGGGCCCGATCGAACGGAGAGCAGCCGCTTCCCGAAGACACGTTGCGCGGCCTGGTGGATAATGCCCCGCTGCGTGCATTTTTAAAACGGCACCTGCAAACGACCGATGGAAGACTGCATGGCGTGGCTTTTAACCTGAAACGCGGTACGCTGCGGGCCTTTGCGGTAACGACCACAAACTACTCAACCGGCCAATCAGTTACCTGGGTGGAGGGGCGCAACATTCAGAACTGGGAGCGGCCAGACCGACGCGGAGTGCAGACCGAACTGACGGTTGAGCATATCCTGGCCTCTGCTGCGTTGCCGCTGGTTTTTCCAGCCATTCGGCTGGGCGATGCCTGGTATGGCGATGGGGGAATTAGTCTGCTAACGCCGCTGGCGCCGGCCATTCATCTGGGGGCCCACGCTATTCTTGCGATCTCAACGCGCTACAAGCGAAGTCAGGCAGAAGGGGATGCGCACGACGTAGCAGGTTATCCACCGGCCGCCCAGATTCTGGGCCTTATGCTCAACGCAATCTTCCTGGATACGCTGGACCAGGACGCAGCAATGCTGGCGCGCATTAATCGACTGGTGGAAAAGTTGCCACCGCATCGCCGCGAGGGGCTTCGTCCCATTCGTCTTTTAATTCTGCGTCCTTCTATAGATCTGGGTAAGCTAGCCGCAAACTATCGTCCCCCGCTCAAGGGGGCCCTGCGTTTTCTCACCTGGGGGCTAGGGGCTACAGAAACAAAAACCCCTGATTCGCTCAGCATGATGCTGTTTGATCCGGACTACATTGCGCGGTTGCTGGAAATCGGCTACCAGGACGCGCAGCGCCAGCACGACCGCATTGCCGCCTTTCTGGAGGAGGCGCCGAGGCGGCCACCCGGCAACGGACAGCCAGGTAGTGCGTCGCCAGCGATCAGTGGCGCGGAAGCACCACCCGCAGCCCGATAA
- a CDS encoding prolyl oligopeptidase family serine peptidase produces the protein MTRQLGLGLICWLLLAAPGQTQPQRTWTIEDILRQERLTDLEIAPDGRRIVWVRRKANFDKDRFETDLFLTYLDRQGPDGLPLTVQLTRSGNNRAPRWSPDGRYIAFLSSRKIHSNDPTQGSQIWLLDTFGGEPYRLTELDVPVQSFAWFDSTRLVFAARETPTYDEQLRKKRKDDAQAIEDTTEFYPVRLFRIAIDSKKIERLTENEGEILEFSVDPSGRYLVYSIDPHPVDADARHQPRQYLLDLHRNETVEIFAERYFDPERFVWTRDGAGFYASDEFASDPENEGAGITKLYYFDVARRTYREVPLGWEAGVGYGGYQVTEGGVHVQLAAGPRMEPRFYEKTADGWRAHPVLDARLRHSTSIRIGPDGHTIAFVYSRADLLPQYLVGTYQRGRLRDVRPFVQLNTYLKDYPIPRADVIYWKGAEGDTVNGILYYPFNYRPGRRYPLMVVIHGGPSGVDLDAWRADWTVYPPLWAQRGAFVLRPNYHGSGHHGLEFVESIKGRYYELELPDIIQGIDYLVSQGLVDPDSLGVMGWSNGAILTIALTVEYPERFKVAMPGAGDVNWISDYGNCAFGVRFDDSYFGGPPWERLDHYIAKSPLFRLHRVITPTLIHFGDKDTAVPTEQGWQHYRALQQLGKAPVRFILYPDEPHSFRRPSHQRRKMEEDLAWADTYLFGRTSMAERLRQRVLPEDAPLALRLRARQIARTADGLYGVEHQGRLLPEMVPLGDTLLVSRFEITRAQFRAFKPDYPVPPGTENYPASGITADEARAYVAWLRRQTGQPYRLPTKRELETLQKKAGPSENTLAYWLGYTPNPDERRQLEDVLAGFRPDELLLPVGSRPPGNARDPEAPLLYDLDGNVAEWAVAAKGTLQPSGASAVTVRDPRTGELSAPPPSFIGLRVVLPRH, from the coding sequence ATGACGCGGCAATTGGGCCTTGGTTTGATCTGCTGGTTGCTGCTGGCGGCGCCTGGCCAGACGCAACCTCAACGCACCTGGACCATCGAAGACATCCTGCGGCAGGAACGACTCACGGACCTGGAAATCGCCCCGGATGGCCGGCGCATTGTCTGGGTGCGACGCAAGGCCAACTTCGACAAGGATCGTTTTGAAACCGATCTGTTTTTGACCTACCTCGACCGTCAGGGTCCCGATGGTCTGCCCCTGACGGTGCAGCTTACGCGCAGCGGTAACAACCGTGCGCCCCGATGGAGCCCGGACGGCCGCTACATCGCTTTTCTGTCCTCCCGAAAGATCCACAGCAATGACCCGACGCAGGGGAGCCAGATCTGGCTGCTCGACACCTTTGGCGGCGAGCCGTATCGCCTCACCGAGCTGGACGTGCCCGTCCAATCTTTTGCCTGGTTCGACAGCACACGGCTCGTCTTCGCTGCACGTGAGACGCCTACCTATGACGAACAGCTACGCAAAAAGCGAAAAGACGACGCCCAGGCTATCGAAGACACTACCGAATTCTATCCGGTACGGCTTTTCCGCATCGCTATCGACTCGAAGAAAATCGAACGGCTGACCGAGAACGAAGGGGAAATTCTGGAATTTTCTGTCGATCCAAGCGGGCGTTACCTTGTCTACAGCATTGATCCGCATCCGGTTGATGCTGATGCACGCCACCAGCCGCGCCAGTATCTGCTGGACCTCCATCGCAATGAGACGGTCGAAATTTTTGCTGAACGCTATTTTGATCCCGAACGATTTGTATGGACCCGCGATGGCGCGGGCTTTTATGCAAGTGACGAGTTTGCTTCAGATCCGGAAAACGAGGGAGCTGGCATCACCAAACTCTACTACTTTGACGTTGCACGCCGCACCTACCGGGAAGTCCCGCTGGGCTGGGAGGCCGGTGTCGGCTACGGAGGGTATCAGGTAACGGAAGGGGGCGTGCATGTGCAACTCGCAGCCGGTCCCCGCATGGAACCCCGCTTTTATGAAAAGACGGCCGACGGCTGGCGCGCCCATCCCGTTCTGGACGCGCGTCTGCGCCATAGCACGTCGATTCGAATCGGTCCGGATGGTCACACCATTGCCTTTGTGTATTCACGAGCCGATTTGCTCCCGCAATACCTGGTGGGGACCTATCAACGCGGTCGCCTGCGCGACGTCCGTCCGTTCGTGCAACTCAACACGTACCTTAAAGACTACCCCATTCCCCGCGCTGACGTAATCTACTGGAAAGGCGCTGAAGGCGACACGGTCAACGGCATCCTCTACTACCCCTTCAACTACCGGCCGGGCCGTCGCTATCCCCTGATGGTGGTCATTCATGGCGGCCCCAGTGGAGTTGATCTAGATGCCTGGCGCGCCGACTGGACCGTCTATCCGCCGCTGTGGGCGCAACGAGGCGCCTTCGTACTACGGCCCAACTACCACGGAAGCGGTCACCATGGCCTGGAATTCGTCGAATCCATCAAAGGACGCTACTATGAACTGGAACTGCCCGACATTATCCAGGGGATCGACTATCTCGTGTCCCAGGGATTGGTTGACCCGGATTCCCTGGGGGTGATGGGCTGGTCTAACGGAGCGATTCTGACCATTGCGTTGACGGTCGAGTATCCCGAGCGCTTCAAGGTGGCCATGCCAGGTGCTGGCGATGTCAACTGGATCTCCGACTATGGCAACTGTGCCTTTGGGGTGCGTTTTGACGACTCTTACTTTGGAGGCCCTCCCTGGGAGCGGCTGGATCACTACATCGCCAAGAGTCCCCTTTTCCGACTGCACCGGGTCATTACGCCCACGCTGATTCACTTTGGCGATAAAGACACGGCCGTACCTACCGAGCAGGGATGGCAGCACTATCGAGCGCTCCAGCAGTTAGGCAAGGCCCCGGTTCGCTTTATCCTGTATCCTGACGAACCCCATAGCTTCCGGCGTCCCTCTCACCAGCGGCGTAAAATGGAAGAAGACCTGGCCTGGGCTGATACCTATCTGTTTGGACGCACGTCGATGGCGGAACGTCTGCGCCAGCGCGTGCTGCCTGAAGATGCTCCGCTGGCGCTGCGTCTGCGGGCCCGTCAGATTGCCCGCACGGCTGACGGCCTCTACGGCGTCGAACATCAGGGACGGTTGCTACCAGAGATGGTCCCGCTGGGCGACACGCTTCTGGTCAGTCGCTTTGAGATTACCCGCGCGCAGTTTCGGGCTTTCAAGCCCGACTACCCGGTACCTCCAGGCACCGAAAACTACCCGGCCAGCGGCATTACGGCCGACGAAGCCCGCGCTTACGTGGCCTGGCTCCGTCGCCAGACTGGCCAGCCGTATCGACTGCCTACAAAGCGTGAGCTAGAAACGCTGCAGAAGAAGGCCGGACCCTCCGAAAATACGCTGGCTTACTGGCTGGGCTATACGCCCAACCCCGATGAACGCCGGCAGCTGGAAGATGTGCTGGCTGGCTTTCGCCCCGACGAGCTGCTCCTGCCCGTCGGGTCGCGTCCACCGGGCAATGCCAGAGATCCAGAGGCTCCGCTACTATATGATTTAGACGGCAACGTAGCCGAGTGGGCAGTAGCCGCAAAAGGCACGCTGCAACCGTCTGGCGCATCGGCCGTCACGGTACGCGACCCGCGCACCGGCGAATTGTCCGCTCCTCCTCCTTCCTTTATCGGGCTGCGGGTGGTGCTTCCGCGCCACTGA
- a CDS encoding esterase/lipase family protein, translating into MGSSTTWLRTPSFPDPPVVPLHYPVLLMHGLGALVFPWRKSQLHPVATYLRQHGIRAYAPNVAPYAPIARRAERWRQHLQTILEETRAPKAHLIAHSMGGLDARYLISCLDGYRHVASLTTIATPHRGTALAQLILERPKVIRRWLDRLARRLSHLLLPDEPAALLEAVAQLTPAYLTDVFNPEVPDCPDIPYFSWAGMAGPGTNVPITPCIAPLARYIYRHEGLNDGYVAVRSARWGHFLGTLPVDHLRQVGVHLGPGARFHEKMFFRYLCYRLCCAIEMSAFVD; encoded by the coding sequence ATGGGTTCTTCCACAACCTGGCTGCGCACGCCATCTTTTCCGGATCCCCCGGTGGTGCCCCTGCACTATCCCGTCTTGCTGATGCATGGCCTGGGGGCCCTGGTTTTCCCCTGGCGCAAAAGTCAACTTCACCCAGTGGCCACCTATTTGCGCCAGCACGGCATCCGCGCTTACGCACCGAACGTGGCGCCGTACGCCCCGATTGCCCGGCGGGCTGAACGCTGGCGCCAGCATCTGCAAACGATCCTAGAAGAGACGCGGGCCCCGAAAGCTCACCTGATCGCACACTCCATGGGTGGGCTTGACGCCCGCTACCTGATCAGTTGCCTCGACGGCTATCGCCATGTCGCTTCGTTAACCACCATTGCCACGCCACACCGAGGCACCGCCCTCGCCCAACTCATCCTGGAGCGTCCCAAAGTCATCCGACGCTGGCTGGATCGCCTGGCCCGACGCCTCAGCCATCTGCTGCTCCCTGACGAACCGGCCGCCCTACTAGAGGCAGTAGCTCAGTTGACACCAGCCTACCTCACCGACGTTTTCAACCCGGAAGTACCTGATTGTCCCGACATTCCCTATTTCTCCTGGGCCGGTATGGCCGGTCCCGGGACCAACGTGCCTATTACTCCCTGCATTGCCCCGCTTGCCCGCTACATTTACCGACACGAAGGGCTCAATGACGGGTATGTCGCGGTCCGGAGTGCCCGGTGGGGGCACTTTCTGGGTACGCTTCCGGTCGATCACCTGCGCCAGGTTGGCGTGCACCTTGGTCCCGGCGCTCGCTTCCATGAAAAAATGTTTTTCCGCTACCTGTGCTATCGGTTGTGCTGCGCCATTGAAATGTCGGCTTTCGTAGATTAG
- a CDS encoding diacylglycerol/polyprenol kinase family protein produces the protein MANVSPVSALTYRGELLRKALHLLALSIPVGMLQVSRSTALAVLWPLALVALGADLLRARWPAFHQLIRQVFGSMMRPEELPPPGGPIAINGATWVLLSSALLATLFPLPVAATAFAVFMVGDAAAAIVGRRFGRHYWPGSHRTFEGSLAFFGTALLTAWFFPVPMGHGILAALLATILEVLPLPLNDNVRVPLAVALLLWLLQGL, from the coding sequence ATGGCAAACGTGTCTCCGGTCTCCGCCCTGACCTATCGAGGCGAATTGCTCCGCAAGGCTTTACACCTGCTGGCGCTAAGCATTCCCGTCGGCATGCTCCAGGTGTCGCGTTCGACCGCCCTGGCGGTGCTCTGGCCTCTGGCCCTGGTGGCGCTCGGTGCCGACCTGTTACGGGCCCGGTGGCCGGCTTTTCACCAGCTCATTCGCCAGGTCTTTGGCAGCATGATGCGTCCCGAGGAGCTACCCCCACCTGGCGGCCCTATTGCGATCAACGGAGCCACCTGGGTTTTGCTCTCCAGTGCCCTGCTCGCTACATTGTTTCCCCTACCGGTAGCCGCCACCGCTTTTGCGGTGTTCATGGTTGGCGATGCAGCAGCCGCCATTGTGGGACGCCGCTTCGGGCGTCACTACTGGCCGGGCAGTCATCGGACCTTCGAAGGCTCGCTCGCTTTTTTTGGCACCGCCCTGCTTACCGCCTGGTTTTTTCCTGTGCCGATGGGACATGGCATCTTAGCCGCCTTGCTGGCCACCATCCTAGAGGTACTGCCTCTCCCGCTCAATGACAATGTACGCGTCCCCCTTGCCGTCGCTTTACTGCTCTGGCTGCTGCAGGGACTGTAG
- the hemE gene encoding uroporphyrinogen decarboxylase has protein sequence MADFPALQNDLLLRAARQEPVERTPVWIMRQAGRYLPEYRALRADEAFFDVVRTPALAAEVTLQPLRRFPLDAAIIFSDILVVPQAMGLRVEMIPGRGPYFPDPLRTVEDLRRLRRPDVQDALHYMLEAITLTRKALAGKVPLIGFCGAPWTLMAYMIEGGSSKTFARAKGWLYRQPEASHRLLTLLTDVLVDFLIAQIDAGAQVVQVFDSWAGVLSPDLFRAFALPYLRRIGEAVKKARPEVPRIVFARGAHASLAELADGSYDVVGLDWTVDPRQARKLTGGRVALQGNLDPCALYADPETIRQLTHQMLDAFGPRGHIANLGHGLHPDHHPDHVRAFVEAVHDYVPVTST, from the coding sequence ATGGCAGATTTTCCCGCGCTTCAGAATGATCTATTGTTGCGGGCGGCGCGACAGGAGCCCGTCGAACGCACGCCTGTCTGGATCATGCGCCAGGCCGGTCGTTATTTGCCGGAGTACCGAGCGCTTCGTGCCGACGAGGCCTTTTTCGACGTGGTGCGCACGCCGGCCCTGGCTGCTGAGGTGACCCTGCAACCGTTGCGGCGCTTTCCGCTCGACGCTGCCATCATTTTTTCGGATATACTGGTTGTGCCGCAGGCGATGGGGCTTCGGGTGGAGATGATTCCAGGGCGTGGCCCGTACTTTCCGGACCCACTTCGGACGGTTGAAGACCTGCGGCGGCTCCGGCGGCCAGATGTGCAGGACGCGTTGCACTACATGTTGGAAGCGATTACCCTGACGCGCAAGGCGCTGGCCGGCAAGGTGCCGCTTATTGGCTTTTGCGGGGCACCCTGGACGCTCATGGCCTACATGATTGAAGGAGGCAGCAGCAAGACGTTTGCGCGGGCTAAAGGCTGGCTTTACCGGCAACCAGAGGCCAGCCATCGACTGCTTACGCTGCTAACCGACGTGCTGGTGGATTTTCTAATTGCCCAGATTGATGCCGGCGCGCAGGTCGTGCAGGTGTTTGATTCCTGGGCGGGCGTGCTGAGCCCGGATCTGTTCCGTGCGTTTGCGCTTCCGTATTTGCGGCGCATTGGCGAAGCCGTCAAAAAGGCGCGGCCCGAGGTTCCCCGCATTGTGTTTGCCCGGGGAGCTCACGCATCGCTTGCGGAGCTGGCAGACGGCAGCTATGACGTCGTGGGACTCGACTGGACGGTTGACCCGCGACAGGCGCGGAAACTGACGGGCGGGCGTGTGGCGCTGCAGGGCAACCTGGATCCCTGTGCGCTGTACGCCGACCCTGAAACGATTCGTCAATTAACGCACCAGATGCTGGATGCCTTTGGGCCGCGCGGCCATATCGCTAATCTTGGCCACGGTTTGCATCCTGATCACCATCCCGATCACGTGCGTGCTTTTGTAGAGGCCGTGCACGACTACGTGCCGGTTACGTCTACCTGA
- a CDS encoding sensor histidine kinase translates to MTVQEKYTSLLIDPTDTLTLAQVIQLDRWTTPGHLHPDLPPGTYWLRLNLVAPAGYSHWLIKIPVDQVVGYVLMEGRLPPHDTLRTGYQVPLQERDLAVFRPPYLSLHLPPDVPQQLYLRIRHRFVSYISPGVPISIQFYPIDKALAAERAHRVVQGVLAGLLLAMALYNLFLFLVVRERSYLYYVMLTALLALFWLSASGYLADLFWPANRTYPHSLDFYLLLGAGLSYLCFTIAFLETARYAPRYHRLLRMLMGALALPAWMGLLNYWVVAERMAALLAATVALLSLGAAWQVHRRRHPLARYYLLAALPFVLGLLVYVAVWWGLLPVLPATRYSAQIGSAAEALLLSLALGARIRQLTREREQALLARARAEATEQHLQEVNALKTHLLGATAHDLRNPLSSLQGLIQTVREELPPSSPHQELLELAEAAGRRMLDTLEQLITASALESGRVTFRRTRLDLAALTAETVRFYQLCAARKQQQLTFAGPPDMPCFVEADPEQLRRALANLLSNALKFTPAGKRIVVRLHRHTSTVRLSVQDEGPGLTEADRKRLFGYFQRLSAQPTGDEPSSGLGLAITRQIVERMGGRIEVESAPGQGSTFTIVLPAIR, encoded by the coding sequence TTGACCGTACAGGAAAAATATACCTCCCTGCTGATTGACCCCACCGATACCCTGACGCTCGCTCAGGTAATCCAGCTAGACCGGTGGACCACGCCCGGCCACCTGCACCCCGATCTACCTCCTGGCACTTACTGGCTTCGCCTGAATCTCGTTGCGCCGGCAGGGTACTCACACTGGTTGATCAAGATTCCTGTCGACCAGGTAGTTGGCTATGTGCTCATGGAGGGCCGCCTGCCGCCACACGACACCCTGCGCACCGGATATCAGGTGCCGCTTCAGGAACGGGATCTTGCAGTCTTTCGGCCACCTTATCTGTCGCTTCACCTGCCGCCAGATGTCCCCCAGCAGTTGTATTTGCGCATCCGACACCGCTTCGTCAGCTACATCTCGCCCGGTGTTCCGATATCCATCCAGTTTTATCCCATCGATAAAGCGCTGGCGGCCGAGCGCGCTCACCGCGTCGTGCAGGGAGTGCTGGCGGGCCTGTTGTTAGCCATGGCGCTGTACAATCTGTTTCTGTTTCTTGTGGTGCGTGAGCGCAGCTACCTGTACTATGTCATGCTGACCGCCCTGCTGGCGTTGTTCTGGCTATCTGCTTCCGGGTATCTGGCAGATCTGTTCTGGCCTGCCAACCGCACCTACCCGCACAGTCTTGACTTTTATCTTCTGCTGGGCGCTGGACTTAGCTATCTGTGCTTTACGATTGCCTTTCTGGAGACCGCCCGTTATGCGCCGCGCTATCACCGCTTGCTGCGCATGCTAATGGGCGCGCTGGCATTGCCTGCATGGATGGGACTCCTGAACTACTGGGTTGTGGCAGAACGGATGGCTGCCCTGCTCGCTGCAACGGTAGCCCTGCTTAGCCTGGGAGCAGCCTGGCAGGTGCACCGCCGGCGACATCCCCTGGCCCGCTACTATCTGCTGGCCGCCCTGCCTTTTGTACTGGGCCTGCTAGTATACGTAGCCGTCTGGTGGGGCCTGCTCCCTGTCCTGCCGGCAACCCGCTATAGCGCTCAAATAGGTTCAGCTGCGGAAGCGCTCCTGCTTTCTCTGGCTCTGGGAGCCCGTATTCGCCAGCTCACGCGCGAACGCGAGCAAGCCCTGCTGGCCCGGGCCCGCGCCGAAGCAACCGAGCAGCACCTGCAAGAAGTTAATGCCTTGAAAACACATCTGTTGGGTGCCACGGCCCATGACCTGCGCAATCCGCTGAGCAGCCTTCAGGGGCTGATCCAGACAGTACGCGAAGAACTTCCCCCTTCCAGTCCCCACCAGGAGCTGCTCGAATTGGCCGAAGCGGCCGGACGTCGCATGCTGGATACCCTTGAGCAGTTAATCACGGCCTCCGCGCTCGAAAGCGGCCGCGTCACTTTCCGCCGGACACGTCTGGACCTGGCCGCCCTGACAGCCGAAACCGTCCGCTTCTATCAACTATGCGCTGCGCGTAAACAGCAGCAGCTTACTTTTGCAGGGCCTCCGGATATGCCCTGCTTTGTGGAAGCCGATCCCGAACAGCTACGCCGCGCGCTTGCCAACCTGCTAAGCAATGCGCTCAAGTTTACGCCTGCTGGCAAACGCATTGTTGTTCGACTCCATCGCCATACCAGTACGGTGCGGTTGAGCGTTCAAGACGAAGGTCCTGGTTTGACCGAAGCAGATCGTAAGCGGTTGTTTGGCTACTTCCAGCGCCTTTCAGCTCAACCTACAGGCGACGAACCCTCCAGTGGCCTGGGGCTGGCCATCACCAGGCAAATTGTGGAACGCATGGGTGGACGCATTGAGGTAGAAAGTGCCCCGGGACAGGGCAGCACGTTTACCATTGTGCTTCCGGCCATCAGGTAG
- a CDS encoding RluA family pseudouridine synthase, giving the protein MLQVAELPVLYLDNHLLVVNKPAGLRSQGDRSGAPTVLSLGKALIKERFNKPGNVYLGLVHRLDAPVSGVMVLARTSKAAARLMQQFRERTVEKIYLALVEGELEGEGVWEDFIAPARDHMRLVSADHPWGKRAVLRWEALMTRNGLTLVRLIPETGRKHQIRVQLAFRGYPVLGDRRYRARRWLAPGQMALHAWKLSVTHPTRRERMQWTAPVPSCWDSAFRLKVDRLLAYLEASGPEGMR; this is encoded by the coding sequence ATGTTGCAGGTAGCGGAACTCCCTGTGCTTTACCTGGACAACCACTTGCTGGTTGTCAACAAGCCTGCCGGGTTGCGCAGTCAGGGGGATCGAAGTGGAGCGCCAACTGTACTTTCGTTGGGGAAGGCGTTGATTAAGGAGCGTTTCAATAAGCCGGGTAATGTCTATCTGGGATTGGTGCACCGGCTGGATGCGCCCGTGTCGGGCGTAATGGTACTGGCGCGCACGTCAAAGGCAGCAGCCCGCCTGATGCAGCAATTTCGGGAACGGACGGTGGAAAAGATCTATCTGGCATTGGTAGAGGGCGAACTGGAGGGAGAGGGGGTCTGGGAGGATTTTATTGCACCGGCGCGCGATCATATGCGACTGGTCTCGGCCGATCATCCCTGGGGTAAGCGGGCAGTGTTGCGCTGGGAGGCATTGATGACACGTAACGGGCTGACGCTCGTGCGATTGATTCCTGAAACCGGTCGCAAGCACCAGATTCGGGTACAACTGGCTTTTCGGGGATATCCCGTTCTGGGAGATCGCCGATATCGGGCGCGCCGGTGGTTGGCTCCCGGACAGATGGCGCTGCATGCCTGGAAGCTGTCGGTTACGCACCCGACGCGCCGGGAACGCATGCAATGGACGGCTCCAGTGCCCTCCTGCTGGGACAGCGCTTTTCGGCTGAAAGTTGACCGGTTACTGGCTTACCTGGAAGCGTCCGGTCCCGAAGGCATGCGATAG
- a CDS encoding family 4C encapsulin nanocompartment shell protein: MTILEYTPNDDEMLPFIHDSLRQLQEAGHEARYILVGRAAYRRLCKAIGRQFQRGAGRFETYQHIPIVVDPFREDEVCVVPAPAICAEAVQGYRMPSGPDASR, encoded by the coding sequence ATGACGATTCTGGAATATACGCCGAATGATGACGAAATGCTGCCGTTCATTCACGACAGTCTGCGGCAGCTTCAAGAAGCTGGACATGAAGCGCGCTACATCCTAGTCGGGCGCGCGGCCTATCGACGGCTATGCAAGGCCATTGGACGGCAGTTTCAGCGAGGTGCTGGTCGGTTCGAAACGTACCAGCACATCCCCATTGTAGTCGATCCGTTCCGTGAAGACGAGGTCTGCGTCGTGCCCGCACCGGCTATCTGTGCAGAAGCGGTGCAGGGCTATCGCATGCCTTCGGGACCGGACGCTTCCAGGTAA
- the hemF gene encoding oxygen-dependent coproporphyrinogen oxidase, which translates to MLDDHARVNRLREEPRTDIPMAHRVQRFVEALQQRICKAIEDVDGAAQFRRDSWNYREGGGGLTCVLENGAVFEKAGVNTSAIWGQLTERAARAIGVHPAPFFATGLSLVIHPRSPYVPSVHANFRYFALGEDLFHPEDQWFGGGADLTPYYPFLEDVQHFHRVWKEVCDRHPGVADYARFKAACDAYFYLPHRGEMRGVGGIFYDYLRDDPEGAFFFTREAGRAFLRAYLPIVERRKDLPYGERERHFQLLRRGRYVEFNLIYDRGTRFGLESNGRTESILMSLPPEVRWQYDWRPVPGSPEEAALWFFQPRDWLSLTEADVPQP; encoded by the coding sequence ATGTTGGACGATCATGCGCGCGTCAACCGGTTACGCGAGGAACCGCGTACCGATATTCCCATGGCGCATCGCGTGCAACGCTTTGTTGAAGCGCTGCAGCAGCGCATCTGCAAGGCCATAGAAGACGTCGATGGCGCCGCACAGTTTCGCCGGGACTCCTGGAATTACCGCGAAGGGGGCGGTGGACTGACCTGCGTGCTGGAAAACGGTGCCGTTTTCGAAAAAGCGGGGGTCAACACTTCAGCGATCTGGGGCCAGCTTACAGAGCGAGCAGCTCGGGCTATTGGCGTGCATCCGGCTCCGTTTTTTGCGACAGGGCTCTCGCTGGTGATTCACCCGCGCTCGCCTTACGTTCCCAGCGTACACGCCAACTTTCGCTACTTTGCGCTCGGGGAAGACCTGTTCCATCCGGAAGATCAATGGTTTGGAGGGGGAGCAGACCTGACTCCTTATTATCCCTTTCTGGAGGACGTGCAGCACTTTCACCGCGTCTGGAAAGAGGTATGTGATCGGCATCCCGGGGTGGCCGACTATGCGCGCTTCAAGGCAGCCTGTGATGCCTACTTTTATTTGCCGCATCGCGGTGAGATGCGGGGGGTAGGCGGGATTTTTTATGACTATTTGCGCGACGATCCCGAAGGCGCCTTCTTTTTTACCAGAGAAGCCGGGCGGGCTTTTCTGCGCGCCTATCTTCCCATTGTTGAACGCCGCAAGGACCTGCCTTATGGGGAGCGCGAACGGCACTTCCAGCTGCTGCGACGGGGACGCTACGTAGAGTTCAATCTAATCTATGATCGAGGCACGCGCTTTGGACTGGAATCGAACGGGCGTACGGAAAGCATTCTGATGAGTCTCCCGCCAGAAGTTCGCTGGCAGTACGATTGGCGTCCGGTACCCGGTTCTCCAGAAGAGGCCGCGCTCTGGTTTTTTCAGCCCCGCGACTGGCTGTCGCTCACAGAAGCCGATGTGCCCCAGCCGTAG